The Nostoc sp. NIES-3756 DNA window ATTAAGGAAAGATAAAAAGTAAAAAGCTTCCTCGATGACTTTTTACTTTTCTCCATCAGGCAATTTGCACCCATAAAAAGAAGTGGCAAAGCCACTTCAGATTTCCCAGGTAGAACCTAAAAATGAGTATAACGACTTAAAAAAAATAAAATAGTATAAATTGACACTAATTGATAGGCTAAAGGTTAGACATATTAATAACTACTTGAGAGTTTTGCTGATGATTAATTAGCTGGAGAGGAAAAATACTAGCCCTTATATATTTTGGTGTATGTGGTCAATGACTACTACTTATATACTAAAGCCATGCTAGTAATTATCCGGGGTGACAAGCATGGCGACTCATGTATGTACTGTTTGTGGCTACGAATATGATCCAGAAGTAGGTGATCCCGATAGCGGGATACCTGTAGGTACACCTTTTGAAGATATATCAGAGGATTGGGTATGTCCTGTTTGCGGTGCAACGAAAGATTTATTTGAACCTACAGATTGATAAAAATTTCAACTATTTACAAAACAGTAAGCTAAAAAATTCCAAAAGTTTATATACCAGCTTTTAACGATAGCCTAGAAGGTAAGTAATCTAAAAGAGAAAGTTGGAAAATTGCTACCTGCGAAAATTGTAGTTATTGGCGGCGGGGCCGCGGGATTTTTTGGGGCGATCGCTTGTGCTAGAGTGAACCCACAAGCGGAAGTCATGTTAATTGAAGCTAGTCGTCAAATCTTGGCGAAAGTCAGTATTTCTGGCGGTGGGCGTTGTAATGTCACCCATGCTTGCTTTGATGCCAAAGAGTTAGTTCAGTATTACCCCAGAGGCGGTAAAGCACTTAGGGGCGCTTTTGCTCGTTTCCAGGCTAAAGATACTGTCTCTTGGTTTGCTTCCCAAGGTGTGCCGTTGAAAAAAGAAGCTGATGGGAGGATGTTTCCCATTACAGATAGTTCCCAAACCATCGTCAACTGTTTAATTAATGCAGCCAAAGCAGAAGCTGTGGAAATACAAACGGGAATGGCAGTAACCTCAATTAAAAGGATAGGCAATCAGTTTGAGGTTTTTTGCAAGTCTGGGGAGATAATAAAGTGCGATCGCCTATTACTCGCTACAGGTAGCAGTCGTATCGGCTATCAATTAGCCCAGGAATTAGGACATCATATTGAACAGCCAGTACCATCATTATTTACGTTTAATATTCCTGAAGCCAATTTACGGGCGTTAGCTGGCATTAGTGTAAACCCTGCGCGGTTGCGGTTATACGTTGGCGATAAATCACCCCTAGAACAGACTGGGCCATTGTTAATTACCCATTGGGGTATGAGTGGCCCAGCTGTTCTCAAACTTTCGGCTTGGGGTGCAAGATTGCTGTACGACAATCATTATCAAGCAACTTTATTAGTGAATTGGTTGCCCGATTTTACCCAAGAACAGGTACGGGAAAATATTTTAGCAGTAAAGAATGAATGGGCAAAACGAGCGATCGCTTTACATCGCGGTGTCGATTTACCCCATCGTCTTTGGCAGTACATCATTGCCCGTGTCGGTATTACCACAGATGACCGTTGGGCAGGATTATCTAATAAAACCTTAAATTTGCTGGTTCAAGAACTCACTCAAGGAAAATACTTAATTAACGGTAAAGGAGTTTTTAAAGAAGAATTTGTCACCTGTGGCGGTGTCAACCTCAAAGAAATTGACTTCAAAACAATGGAAAGTAAACTAGTCCCCAACCTCTACTTTGCTGGCGAGATTTTAGACATAGATGGCGTAACTGGCGGCTTTAACTTCCAAAGCGCCTGGACAACAGGCTATTTGGCAGGGGTAGCTATGGGGCAATAGTTATTAGTCCATAGTCAATAGTCAACAGCCTATAGTTATTCTCCCCTTGCTGTTCCACTCCTCTTAGGGGTTAGGGGTGGTTTTCTCCCTCAGATCCCCCCACTCCTTCATTTGCAAAAGACAATAAGTAATTTCCGTCGTAATACACAAAGTTGATAAAGTTACGATGAAGTTGATTTAAGTTAATGAATTGCAATTGTTTGTTGCGTAATTGATCTACGAGGGTGTACACTTTCTCAAGTGTAAAGTGTTTGTAAAGAGGAGAAGGTTTAAGTGACTTTTAAACCTATAGATACTACCATATACCTGTGTGTTCATAAGTAAAGTAGTATAAAATTTACACTATTTTGCAGTGTTTTCCCTAGTTGACTAAATGCAAACTCGTGTAGCCATAGGCTCGCTTAGGGTGTGAGTAATGCGTAAACCAGTTCTGACCATTTTTTATCAGTACAATCCTTGGCACACTTCTATCGGAGGAATCCAGACATTAATTAATACATTTATTAAGTATGCTCCCAGTGAATTTGAAGTGCGACTAGTAGGAACAGCTAGTGATTCTAGTCAGACTGTTGGTAAATGGCAAGAAGCAGAATTTGCAGGTAGGGAAATTAGTTTTTTACCGATTCTGAAGATAGAAAACGATAATGTCAGAGGTTTAATTCCCACCACAGTTAAATATACGGCTGCGTTGTTAGGCCGTTCCCTGTCTTCAGACTTTCTTCACTTTCATCGACTGGAGCCAAGTTTAGCGGCGATGAACTGGCAGGGAGAAAAGAGTATTTTTATCCACAATGATATTCACACACAGATGAAAACTGTGGGCGATCGCAAAGCCATACTTTGGCGGAGATTTCCTGGGGCTTACTTTGCGCTAGAAAGTACATTGATTCGTCAATTCAGTCAAATTTTATCTTGCAATACTGATGCTGCACAGTTTTATCGACAACGTTATCCCCAATTACAAGACCGTGTAGCTTTCATTAAAAACTCTTTTGATAATGAGGTTTTTTACTCTTTGAGTCAGCCACAAAAGGAAGCTAATCGGCGCGAACTGGCTGTGCAAATGGGATTAGAAGAGGAAACTCGTTTTATTTTATTTGCTGGGAGACTACATCCACAAAAAGACCCAGTGTTATTAATACGTGCCTTCGCCGCCTTGAATCAACCCCAAACTCACCTATTGATAGCAGGGGATGGAGAATTAGCCAACCAAGTGCGCCAGGAAATTGAACAATTAGGACTGTCTAGCAGGGTGACAATGTTGGGAGCATTAAAACAACAAGAGTTAGCTAGATTACATCGATTGAGTAGCGCCTTTGTTCTCAGCAGTGCTTTTGAAGGTTTACCTCTGGTTGTCCTAGAAGCACTAGCTAGTGGAACCCCTGTAGTCACAACTAAGTGTGGTGAAACTCCCAAACTACTTAATCATCATAGTGGGGTTGTATGTGAGCAAAGAACACCTGATTGCATAGCCGAGGCTTTACGTAGGGTACTGTTGAATCCACAAGAGTATCCCAGTGAAGCCTGTGTACGCACGGCACAACCCTTTGCAGCGCGTACTGTAGTTAGAGATATTTATGGCGATATGTTAAATCGTTGGGAATTAAAAGAGTTCTCAGTTATTAGCTAACGAAGTGCCAAAGGCTTATTCAACTACTACTGATAAGCGTGTTTTCCATATTCAAAATTCAACAACATGACTATGAAGATTGCTGTAATCGGTGCTAAAGGGCTGCCTCCTAAACAGGGTGGAATTGAACATTACTGTGCAGAAGTATATCCTCGGATAGTTGCACAAGGCCACAGCGTAGACCTATACGCTAGGTCTTCCTATACAGATACGTCTTGGCTAGGAAGTTACGACTATCAAGGTGTGCGAGTAATTTCCTTACCTGGGATGGATGTCAAAGGTGCAGACGCATTCGTGACATCTGCATTAGGAGCGATCGCTGCTAGCGCAGAGAGATATGATATCGTCCATTTTCATGCACTTGGCCCCTCCCTATTCACCTTCCTACCCAGAATTGCCAACTCAGCAAAAATTGTCGTTACTTGTCAGGGTTTAGATTGGCAACGTGCCAAATGGGGTAGCTTCTCAACTCGCCTCATTCAATCTGGTGAAAAGGCCGCAGTCCGTTTTGCACACGGGATTGTGGTTGTATCCGACGCTCTAAAAAGTTACTTTACTCAAACCTATGGACGGGAGACAGTTTATATTCCTAATGCTCCCGCAAGCTACGGTGAATCAGACCCCAAGTTTAGTTACGGTAAAAAACTTGGTTTAGAGCAAGGACGCTACATGGTATTTGTAGGACGCATAGTTCCAGAAAAGCGTCCCGATTTATTAATTGAAGCCTTCTCTAAACTACAACCATCTGGATGGAAACTAGTACTAGCTGGAGGTGTCAGCGATACCCAATCATACACCAGTCAATTATTAGAAAAAGTTGCCAATAACCCCAATATTATCTTTGCTGGGGAACTGCGCGGTTCTCGCCTATGGGAAATTGTGCGTGGTGCAGGAATGTTTGTTTTACCTTCTGATTTAGAAGGTCTACCATTAGCCATGTTGGAAGCGATGCAGGAAGGTATCCCAGTAGTCGCCAGTGATATTTTGCCACACCAACAATTGATTAATGGAGGTATGGGAACCTTATTTACAGCAGGTGATGTAGACTCTCTAATTAGTTCCTTAGACTGGGCAATTCATCACCCGCAACAAATAGCAACAATGGCGAAAAATGCCCAAAGAAACATTCAAGTAAATTATAGTTGGGAACACATAACTGCGGAAAATCTCAGGCTCTATCAAACACTTTTGAACTCATCTCAACCTATAGGTACATCCCAGCCTCAAGAAATCAGTTTAGCTAGAGTAGGAGGCAAAAAGTAGAGTCAGGAGTGGGGGAGGCAAAGGAGATTATGAACAGTTGACTATTGACTAATGACTAATAACTATTGTTTCTTGAAGAAACTAGGACAGATGTAATGGGAAAAGGCATTTCAACCTTACTAGCAGTCTTGGGACGCAGGGGCTTTCCAGCTATTACTGTTTTTGCTGCTGTCATCGGCACGTCATTCGCCTATTTACAAGTGACACCACGCTTGTATGAATCATCAGCAAGATTAATGCTGGAGGATAAAAAGGCTAGTGTATCTGAGTTAGGTCGTGATTTGACGCAGATAAACTCTTCCAGCGTGGGACGCAACCCCTTGGCAGACCAAGCAGAATTTCTCAAATCACAACCTGTATTGCAACTAGCAATTTCTAAACTCAATCGTCAGCAAGGTAATTCAACTCAAAAAAAATTATCGCCTTCAGATATTAAGTCAAACTTAAAAGTGGTAATTGTGCCAGCCACTAATATCTTAGAGTTGCGCTATCAAAGTCCAAATCCAGAACAAACTGCTCAGGTGTTGAATGCTGTTTCTCAAGCAATGGTTGAGGAAAATATCAAAACCATCAATTCCGAGGCAACTAAGGTAAGAGAGTTTTTATCCCAAAAAGTCCCCCAAGCACGTCAACGTCTACAACAAGCAGAATTAGCAGAAACTAGATACAGGCAACAAAGCGGTGTAGTAGCTGCGGATGATCAAACTAAAAGCTTAGTAGGTAGTTTGGCAGACTTAGAAAATCAAGAGCGTACCTTAGCCGCACAACTACAAGAAGCGCGATCGCGTGACGCATCTTTACGTCAAGTGACAGATGCGAAAAATATCACTGCAGCCTATGCGTCTGTTAGAGAAGGTCAAGACGAACAACTAAAAGCCTTACGTACTAAGTTAACTGATATAGAAACCAAGCTGATAGAAGCACGTACCAAATTTAAAGAAGCTCATCCCACAGTTGTGGATCTAGTCCAACAAAGAGATGAGATTAAAGCTTTGTATGGACAGCAAATGGCTAGGGTATCATCTAGCAATCAAACAGCTAATTTTCAAGATTTAGCCAACGACCAAATCAG harbors:
- a CDS encoding glycosyltransferase, translated to MRKPVLTIFYQYNPWHTSIGGIQTLINTFIKYAPSEFEVRLVGTASDSSQTVGKWQEAEFAGREISFLPILKIENDNVRGLIPTTVKYTAALLGRSLSSDFLHFHRLEPSLAAMNWQGEKSIFIHNDIHTQMKTVGDRKAILWRRFPGAYFALESTLIRQFSQILSCNTDAAQFYRQRYPQLQDRVAFIKNSFDNEVFYSLSQPQKEANRRELAVQMGLEEETRFILFAGRLHPQKDPVLLIRAFAALNQPQTHLLIAGDGELANQVRQEIEQLGLSSRVTMLGALKQQELARLHRLSSAFVLSSAFEGLPLVVLEALASGTPVVTTKCGETPKLLNHHSGVVCEQRTPDCIAEALRRVLLNPQEYPSEACVRTAQPFAARTVVRDIYGDMLNRWELKEFSVIS
- a CDS encoding rubredoxin produces the protein MATHVCTVCGYEYDPEVGDPDSGIPVGTPFEDISEDWVCPVCGATKDLFEPTD
- a CDS encoding BaiN/RdsA family NAD(P)/FAD-dependent oxidoreductase; amino-acid sequence: MLPAKIVVIGGGAAGFFGAIACARVNPQAEVMLIEASRQILAKVSISGGGRCNVTHACFDAKELVQYYPRGGKALRGAFARFQAKDTVSWFASQGVPLKKEADGRMFPITDSSQTIVNCLINAAKAEAVEIQTGMAVTSIKRIGNQFEVFCKSGEIIKCDRLLLATGSSRIGYQLAQELGHHIEQPVPSLFTFNIPEANLRALAGISVNPARLRLYVGDKSPLEQTGPLLITHWGMSGPAVLKLSAWGARLLYDNHYQATLLVNWLPDFTQEQVRENILAVKNEWAKRAIALHRGVDLPHRLWQYIIARVGITTDDRWAGLSNKTLNLLVQELTQGKYLINGKGVFKEEFVTCGGVNLKEIDFKTMESKLVPNLYFAGEILDIDGVTGGFNFQSAWTTGYLAGVAMGQ
- a CDS encoding glycosyltransferase family 4 protein produces the protein MKIAVIGAKGLPPKQGGIEHYCAEVYPRIVAQGHSVDLYARSSYTDTSWLGSYDYQGVRVISLPGMDVKGADAFVTSALGAIAASAERYDIVHFHALGPSLFTFLPRIANSAKIVVTCQGLDWQRAKWGSFSTRLIQSGEKAAVRFAHGIVVVSDALKSYFTQTYGRETVYIPNAPASYGESDPKFSYGKKLGLEQGRYMVFVGRIVPEKRPDLLIEAFSKLQPSGWKLVLAGGVSDTQSYTSQLLEKVANNPNIIFAGELRGSRLWEIVRGAGMFVLPSDLEGLPLAMLEAMQEGIPVVASDILPHQQLINGGMGTLFTAGDVDSLISSLDWAIHHPQQIATMAKNAQRNIQVNYSWEHITAENLRLYQTLLNSSQPIGTSQPQEISLARVGGKK